The DNA window ACCCTCGACCGGGGCCGGCTGCCCCGCGCGGCGGGCGAGATCATCGCCACCACCGCCTTCCTCGAGCAGTCCGGCTTCTTCGTCGGCTCCACCGTCAGCCCGCGCGGCACGGACCTCTCGTACCGGATCGTGGGCGCCTACGAACTGCCCAGCGCCCTGGCGGCGGTCGAGGTCATCGCCCAGCCGGAGACCCTGCTGACGCCCGTCGACAAGGCCCTGCGCGCCGCCGACGTGCCCGGGGTGCGCGCCGACACCAAGTACCTCGTCAAGGTCGGCGGCGACGGTTTCACGTGGAACATGGTCAAGGAGGCCAACACCAAGGGCCTGCTGGTCATCTCCCGGGCGGCCGGCCTGAACCCGCCCGCCGACTCCGACGTGCCGCTGTACGCGCAGGAGTCCAAGGACCTGTACGGCATGGACGGCGAGAACGCCGCCGAGATGGCCGCCCTGGCCACCGTCGTGGGCCTCGCCATGCTGGAGATCTGCCTGCTCGCCGGCCCCGCCTTCGCGGTCGGTGCCCGGCGCTCGCGCCGCCAGCTCGGACTGGTCGGCGCCAACGGCGGCGACCGGCGGCACATCCGGGCCATCGTGCTCTCCGGCGGCCTGGTCATCGGGGCCGCGGCCGCCGTCACCGGCACCGTCCTCGGCATCGGTCTCACCGTCGCCCTGCGGCCGCTCCTGGAGGAGTACCTGGGGCTGCGCTGGGGCGGCTTCGAGATCCGGCCGCTGGAACTGCTGGCCATCGCCCTGCTCGCGGTCGTGACCGGCCTGCTGGCCGCCATCGCCCCCGCGATCACGGCCTCTCGGCAGACCGTGCTGGCCTCGCTCACCGGACGCCGCGGCGTGCGCCGCGCCAACCGGGTGCTGCCCGTGATCGGCCTGGTCGCCGTCGTGGCCGGCGCCGCGATCGCCCTGTACGGGGCCGTGTCGGACATGGGCAGCCTGGTCGTCGCGGGCGGCAGCGCCCTCGCCGAGCTCGGCGTCGTCGCCCTGACCCCGGTGCTGGTCGGCCTCTTCGGGCGGATCGGCCGCTGGCTGCCGCTGTCGCCGCGGCTCGCGCTGCGCGACTCCGTGCGCAACCGGGGGCGTACGGCCCCCGCCGTCGCGGCCGTGCTCGCCGCCGTGGCCGGCACCGTGGCGGTGGCCACGTACCAGAACAGCCAGGACCTGCAGAACCGGCACGAGTACGTCGCCGAACTGCCGAGCCGGCACGGCCTGATCGCCGTCACCGACAACAGCGCCCACAAGGAAGTGCCCGCCGTGCGCGAGGCCCTGTCCAAGGAGTTCTCGCTGTCCGTACGGGCCGACGTCGAGCGCGTCGTGGTCGGCCGGGCCGGCTGCGACTCGTACTCCTCGGAGGCGGGGTGCGGGCGGACCGAGCTCGTCCAGCCCAAGGAGCAGCGCTGCCCGCTCTACGACCCCGCGAACCGGACGACCGAGTTCACCGACGAGCAGCGCAAAGAGCTGCGCAAGGACTGGCGCTGCCAGTTCGCCTCCCACTACACGGCGAACACCGTGGTGGTCGCCGACGAGAAGCTGCTGACCGCGCTGGCCGTGACCGACCCCGGCACCGTCGCCGCGCTGAAGTCGGGCAAGCCTGTCTCCTTCTCGAAGCAGAACGTGAAGGACGGCAAGGCCACCCTGCGGCTCATCACCGACACCGACGCGGCCGACGCCGCACGCAGCAAGGGCGAGGAGGAGCCGGGCGAGGACAAGGTGCTGGCCGTCCACCAGGCCCCCGAGGGCGTCAAGGGCTGGGGCGTCGAGCTCGTGCTGCCGCCGGCCGCGGCCAAGGCCGCCGGGCTGACCACCGTCCCCTTCGGCTCGTACTTCGCGCTGGACGGGCTGCCGACCAGCGAGCAGCGCCAGGCCCTGGACGGGCTCTTCGACACGATGGGCGTGGACGCCGAGTTCAAGATCGAGGAGGGCTACCAGGGCGACAACTCCATCGTGATGCTGGCGCTGGCCATCTTCGCGGGCCTGGTCACCATCGGCGCCGCCGGCATCGCCACCGGCCTGGCCCAGGCCGATGCCGAGGCCGACCTGAAGACACTGGCCGCGGTGGGCGCCGCCCCGCGCGTGCGGCGCACGCTGAGCGGCTTCCAGTGCGGCGTGGTCGCCCTGATGGGTGTGGTCCTGGGGTCGGCGGCGGGCATCCTGCCCGCGGTCGGCCTGCGGCTCACCGACGCCCGCGTGATGCAGAAGCGCCTGGAGGACGGGTACTCCATGGTCATGGGCTCGAAGAGCCAGGAGGTCTACGTCCCGATCGCCGTGCCGTGGGAGACCCTCGGCCTGCTGCTGGTCGCGGTTCCGCTGGGCGCCGGCCTGCTGGCGGCCCTGGTCACCCGCTCCAGCGGGGCGCTGGCCCGGCGCGCCGCCGGATAGCCGGCCACACGCGGTAACCCGGTGCCTCCGTACAGGTTGGATCACGCCTGTACGGGGGCACACCGTGTGAGTACGGAGGTGTGCGAGAGAATGACGGCATGGAGATGCCGAGGAGTGAACGGTCGCAGGACAGCCCCCCGCACGTCCTGATCGTGGGACAGGACGGGATGGCGGTCGGCGGCGCCGATGACGAGTCGCGCGAGGTCCCGGTGACGGAGATGGTCGAACAGCCCGCCAAGGTCATGCGGATCGGCAGCATGATCAAGCAACTCCTGGAAGAGGTACGCGCCGCGCCTCTCGACGAGGCGAGCCGGGTGCGGCTCAAGGACATCCATGCCGCCTCGGTGAAGGAGCTGGAGGACGGCCTGGCTCCGGAACTCGTGGAGGAACTGGAGCGCCTGTCCCTCCCGTTCACCGAGGAGGCCATCCCCTCGGAAGCCGAACTGCGCATCGCGCAGGCGCAGTTGGTGGGATGGCTGGAAGGCCTCTTCCACGGCATCCAGACGGCCCTGTTCGCGCAGCAGATGGCGGCGCGGGCCCAGCTCGAGCAGATGCGCCGGGCCCTTCCGCCCGGCGCCCCCACCGATGACGACGACGACCACCACGGGGCGATCCGCTCGGGCCCGTACCTGTAGGCGGGAAGCCTTTCCAGCCCCGCCGGCGTTCGAGGCGCGGGGGTCCGGGCGGAGCCCCGGGCCTTGAAACGCCGGCCCGCGGACAAGCCGCAGGTGAACGGGGCTCCCCGTCAGGGACATGCCCGACGCATACTCAGGGGCATGAGCTACGACGCGATCGTCCTGGCCGGCGGCAGCGCGCAGCGCCTCGGCGGGGCGGACAAGCCGGCCCTGAGCGTCGGCGGCCGCCCCCTTCTCGACCGCGTCCTCGACGCGTGCGCCGACGCCGCCGCCACCACCGTGGTCGGCGGCCGCCGCCCCACCGCCCGCCCGGTGCGCTGGACCCGGGAGGACCCGCCCGGCGGGGGCCCGGTGGCCGCGCTGGACGCCGGTCTGCGGCAGACCTCCGCCGAGCTGGTCCTCGTACTCTCCGCGGACCTGCCCTTCCTGGACCGGAAGACCGTGCGGATCCTGCTGGCCGCGGCCGGCGGGGGGCACGAGGGCGCCCTGCTGCGCGATCCGGACGGCCGGGACCAGCCGCTGATCGCCGCCTACCGCGGCGAGCCGCTCCGCCGCGAGCTGGCCCTCCTCGCCGCCGAACACGGCGGCCTCACCGGGCTCCCGCTGCGCGCGCTCACCGCCGAACTGGACCTCGCCCGTGTCGCGGCGCCGCCGTTCGCCTCCTTCGACTGCGACACCTGGGACGATCTCGCCGCCGCCCGCGCCCGGATCAGGGAGCATGGAACCGTGCTGGACCAATGGATCAACGCCGTCAAGACCGAGCTCGGCATCGACCTCCCCGTCGACGTCAAGGCCCTGCTCGACCTCGCCCGTGACGCCGCCCACGGCGTCGACCGGCCCGCCGCACCGCTGACCACCTTCCTGGTCGGCTACGCGGCGGCCCGGGCCGAGGCCGCCGGGGCCGACCCCGCCCAGGCCGTCGCCGAAGCCTCCCGCAAGGCGGCCGGTCTGGCGCTGCGCTGGGCCGCCGAGGCGGATACGGCCGGCTCCCCCGACGCCACCCGAGAGAACGGCTCCGGATGACCCCCGCGACCCCGGCGACCCCCGCCGAACAGGCCCTCGACGAGGCCCTGGCCCTGGTCAGCCGCACCCCCCCGGAGGGCGGCGGCTCCGGCGGCGGCTCCGGCGGCGGCCACCGCGCCGCCGCCTGGCCGCGCGCCCGGGACACGGCGGCCCGCGCGGGCGGCGCCGCCGGCGCGCGGGCCCGCACCCACCGGGTCCCCCTCGCGGACGGCCTCGGCGAGGTGCTGGCCGAGCCGCTGGACGCCCTGACCGACCTGCCGTCCTTCGACACCTCCGCCATGGACGGCTGGGCCGTCGCGGGTCCCGGCCCGTGGAACGTCCGCGCCGGCGAGGGGGTGCTGGCCGGCTCCGACCGGCCCGCGCCGCTCGCGGACGGCGAGGCCGTACGGATCGCCACCGGGGCCCGGATCCCCGCTGACACCACCGCCGTCGTGCGCAGCGAGCACTGCCGCGAGAGCGGCAGCCAGCTCTTCGCGGACCGGCCCGTCCTCACCGGCCAGGACATCCGCCCGCGCGGCCAGGAGTGCCGCTCCGGCGACCTGCTGCTGCCCGCGGGGTCGCTGGTCACCCCCGCCGTGCTGGGCCTGGCCGCGGCCGCCGGGTACGACGAGCTGACCACCCGGCCCCGCCCCCGCGTGGAGATCCTGGTGCTCGGCGACGAGCTCCTCACCGAAGGCCTCCCGAAGGACGGGCTGATCCGGGACGCGCTGAGCCCGATGCTCGGCCCCTGGCTCACCCGCCTCGGCGCCGAGGTCATCGGCACGCGGCGGCTCGGCGACGACCCCGCCGGGGCGGAGGCCCTGTTCCAGGCCGTCACCACCTCCGCCGCCGATGTCGTCGTCACCACCGGCGGCACCGCCTCCGGGCCCGTCGACCACGTGCACCCCGTACTGCGCCGGGCCGGGGCCGAACTGCTGGTCGACGGCGTCGCGGTACGCCCGGGCCACCCGATGCTGCTGGCCGGGATCGGCGGGCCCGGCGAGGGCCGGCACCTGGTCGGGCTGCCCGGGAACCCCCTGGCCGCCGTCTCCGGGCTGCTGACGCTGGCCGAGCCGCTGCTGCGCGCCCTCGCCGGCCGCCGCCCCCGCCCCCGGTACACGGCCGCCGTCCAGGGCGACGTACCCGGCCACCCGCACGACACCCGGCTGGTCCCGGTCCTGCTGACCGGCGAGCACGCGCAGCCGCTGCGCTACAACGGTCCCGCGATGCTGCGCGGCGTGGCCGCCGCCGACGCGCTGGCCGTCGTACCGCCGCACGGCGCGCGGTCCGGGCAGGAGCTGGAAATCCTCGATCTGCCGTGGGCCTCAGGGGGATGTTTCACGTGAAACTTCACGCACGCGACGCCATGGCCCGGGGCGCCGACGAGAAACTCGTCTCCCGGCGCATCAAGCTGCCCCGGCGGATCGTCGAGAAGCCGCTGCAACAGGTCGCCAAACGCCTGTTGATGGCCCTGTTCGTGCTGTTCCTGACGGTCCTCATCGTGTGGCTGGACCGCAAGGGCTACCACGACAACGCCAACGAGACGGTCGACTTCCTCGACTGCCTCTACTACGCGACCGTCACGCTGTCGACGACCGGTTACGGCGACGTCGTCCCGCACAGCGACAGCGCGCGGCTGGTGAACGTCCTGCTGATCACCCCGCTGCGCGTCCTGTTCCTGATCATCCTGGTCGGCACCACCCTCGAAGTGCTCACGGAGCGCACGAGGGAAGAGTGGCGGCTGAGCCGTTGGAGGAAGAACTTGCGTGAGCACACGGTGGTCGTCGGCTTCGGCACCAAGGGCCGCTCGGCCCTGCAGACCTTGCTGGCCACCGGCCTGTCCAGGGAGCAGGTCGTCATCGTCGACCCGAGCGCCAAGGTGATCGACACGGCCAACGCGGAGGGCTTCACCGGCGTGGTCGGCGACGCCACCCGTTCGGACGTCCTGCTGCGGGCCGAGGTCCAGAAGGCCCGGCGGATCATCATCGCCACCCAGCGCGACGACACGGCGGTCCTGGTCACGCTGACGGCGCGGCAGCTCAACCGCGGCGCGAAGATCGTCGCGGCGGTGCGCGAGGAGGAGAACGCCCCGCTGTTGCGCCAGTCGGGTGCGGACGCGGTCATCACGAGCGCGAGCGCGGCGGGCCGGCTGCTGGGCCTGTCGGTGCTGAGCCCGAGCGCGGGCACGGTGATGGAGGACCTGATCCAGCAGGGCAGCGGCCTCGACATCATCGAGCGCCCCGCCACCCGGTCCGAGGTCGGCAAGTCGGTGCGCGAGACGGACGACCTGGTCGTGAGCGTGCTGCGCGGGCACCGGCTGCTGCCGTACCACGATCCGCACGCGAGCCCGATCCAGCTGACGGACCGGCTCATCACCATCGTCCGCGCGGCGCCGCCGACCGGACCCCCCGTGACGCTGCCGTCGCCGGACTAGTGCCGGGGGCCGCGACCCGGTGAACCTTCCCCGTCACAGCACCAGATCGCGTAGCCTCCGGGCCATGCATGCGATCACGATCGAGCAGCCGGGCGGTCCCGAGGCACTCGTGTGGACCGACGTACCCGATCCGGTGGCGGGCGAGGGCGAGGTCCTCGTCGAGGTCGCGGCGAGCGCCGTGAACCGCGCCGACGTCCTGCAGCGCCAGGGGTTCTACGATCCGCCGCCCGGCGCCTCGCGCCACCCCGGCCTGGAGTGCTCCGGGCGGATCTCGGCGGTGGGGCCGGGGGTGTCGGGCTGGTCGGTGGGCGACGAGGTGTGCGCCCTGCTGGCGGGCGGCGGGTACGCGCGGAAGGTGGCCGTGCCGGCCGGCCAGCTGCTGCCGGTACCGGCGGGCGTGGACCTGGTGACGGCGGCCGCGCTGCCCGAGGTCGTGGCGACGGTGTGGTCCAACGTGTTCATGGTGGCGGGCCTGCGGCCGGGCGAGACCCTGCTGGTGCACGGCGGGGCCAGCGGGATCGGGACGATGGCCGTCCAGCTGGCGAAGGCGGTGGGCGCGACGGTCGCGGTCACGGCCGGCGGCCCGGAGAAGCTGGCCCGCTGCAAGGAGCTGGGCGCCGACATCCTGATCGACTACCGCGAGCAGGACTTCGTGGCCGAGCTGCGGGCGGCGACGGGCGGAGCCGGGGCGGACGTGATCCTGGACATCATGGGCGCCAAGTACCTGTCCCGGAACGTGGACGCCCTCGCCGTGAACGGCCGCCTGGCGGTCATCGGCCTCCAGGGCGGGGTGAAGGCCGAACTGAACCTGGGCGCGCTGCTGTCCAAGCGCGCGGCGATCACCGCCACCTCGCTGCGGGCGCGTCCGCTGGAGGAGAAGGCGGCGATCATCGCGGCGGTCCGCGAGCACGTGTGGCCGCTGGTGGCGGCGGGCCGCGTACGCCCGGTGGTCCACGCGACGTTCCCGATGCCGCAGGCCGCCGAGGCCCACCGGGTCCTGGAGTCCGGCAGCCACGTGGGCAAACTCCTGCTCACGCTCTGAGCCCGCCCCCGGCCGGGGGTGTCCCACGGACTCGGCCCCCGGGGCGGGGGAGGCTCCGCGCGAGCGGTGGCCTGCCCCGCCCCGCGGGTCTACAGGCTGCGCAGCAGGACCGCCGGGGATTCCACGCAGTCGGCCACGTACCGCAGGAAGCCGCCCGCCGTACCGCCGTCGCAGACCCGGTGGTCGAACGTCAGCGACAGCTGCACGACCTGGCGGACGGCCAGCTCCCCGCCGTGCACCCACGGCTTGGGGATGATCCGGCCGACCCCGAGCATCGCCGCCTCCGGGTGGTTGATGATCGGCGTGGAGCCGTCGACCCCGAACACCCCGTAGTTGTTCAGGGTGAACGTCCCGCCCGTCAGGTCACCCGGGGCCAGCTTCCCGGCCCGCGCCAGCTCCGTCAGCCGGGCGAACTCCGCCGACAGCGACTCGGGGCTGCGGCCCTGCGCGTCCCGGACCACCGGGACCATCAGGCCCCGCTCGGTCTGCGCGGCGAAGCCCAGGTGCACGACCGGCAGCCGGACGATCTCGCCCGCCGCCAGGTCCACGGTGGAGTTGAGCTCCGGATAGCGGGCCAGCGCGGCCGTGCAGATCCGCGCCAGCAGCGCGAGCACGGAGATCTTGGGGCCGCCGACGGCGTTCATCGCCGCCCGGGCCGCCATCAGCTCGGTGGCGTCCGCGTCGACCCAGCAGGTCGCCTCCGGGATCTCCCGCCGGCTGCGCGACAGCTTCTCGGCGACCGCCCCGCGGATCCCCTTGAGCGGGATCCGCTCGCCCTGCGCCGCCACCGCCGCGGGAGCGGCGGCGGGGGCCGGGGCAGAGGCCGGCGCGGGCGCCCGCAGGGCGGCGAGCGCCGCCTCCACGTCGGCCCGCAGGATCAGGCCCTCGGGGCCGGACCCGTGCAGCGCGCGCAGGTCGACCCCGTGGTCCTTGGCCAGCTTGCGCACCAGCGGCGAGATGACGGGGACCGGCCCGGCGGGCGCCGCCGCAGCGGCGGGCACCGCCGGAGCCGCCGGAGCCGCGACGACGGGCGCCGAGACCGCGGCGGTGACGGGTCGCACCCGTCGCCGACGCGCCGGACGCGAGTCGTCCGCGCCGTAGCCGATCAGGGGCCGCGGCACGTTGCCGGAGCCGTCGGCTCCCGCCTCCGGGGCCTCCACGGCCCCGGCGGGCACCGACTGCGCGCCCACCGCGACGGTGATCAGCGGCGCCCCGACCGGGAGCTCCTGCCCCTCCTCGCCGAAGCGGGCGGTGACCACACCGCCGTACGGGCAGGGCACCTCCACCATCGCCTTGGCCGTCTCGACCTCGACGACCGGCTGGTCGATGGCGACGACATCGCCCACCGCGACCAGCCACCGCACGATCTCGGCCTCCGTCAGGCCTTCGCCGAGATCGGGCAGCTTGAATTCCATGACCTGCGGCATCAGTTCTCCCACTGCAGGCGGGCCACGGCGTCCAGGATCCGGTCCACGCCGGGCAGGTGGTGCTTCTCCAGCATCGGCGGGGGGTACGGGATGTCGAAGCCCGTCACCCGCAGCACCGGCGCCTCCAGATGGTGGAAGCAGCGCTCCGTCACCCGGGCGGCGATCTCCGCGCCCGGTCCGCCGAAGCCGGCGGCCTCGTGCACGACCACCGCGCGCCCGGTCCTGCGCACGGACGCGACGACCGTCTCCTCGTCGAAGGGGACCAGCGAGCGCAGGTCCACGACCTCCAGGTCCCAACCCTCCTCGCGGGCCGCCTCGGCCGCCTCCAGGCACACCGGCAGCGAGGGCCCGTACGTGATCAGCGTCGCGCTCGTACCCGTCCGCCGGACCAGGGCCTTGCCGATGCCCGGCACCGCCGCCGGAGCCTGCGGCGACCAGTCGGCCTTGGACCAGTAGAGCCGCTTGGGCTCCAGGAAGACCACCGGGTCGTCGCTGGCGATGGACGCGCGCAGCAGCCCGTAGGCGTCCTCGACCGTCGCCGGGGTCACCACGTGCAGGCCGGGCGTGGCCACGTAGTACGCCTCGGAGGAGTCGCAGTGGTGCTCCACCCCGCCGATCCCGCCGCCGTACGGCACCCGGATGGTGATCGGCAGCGGCATCGCGCCCCGCGTGCGGTTGCGCATCTTGGCCACGTGCGAGAGCAGCTGCTCGAAGGCCGGGTAGGCGAACGCGTCGAACTGCATCTCCACGACGGGCCGCAGCCCGTACATGGCCATGCCGACCGCCGCGCCCAGGATCCCGGCCTCCGCGAGCGGGGTGTCCGTGCAGCGGTCCTCGCCGAACTCCTTCGCGAGCCCGTCCGTGATGCGGAAGACCCCGCCCAGCGTCCCGACGTCCTCGCCCATGACGTGGACCGTCGGGTCCTCGGCCATCGCGTCGCGCATCGCGCGCGTCAGGGCCTGCGCCATCGTCGCGGGCTTGGCCCCCGTCCCGGCCGCCTTCGCCGCCACCGTGGTCATGCGTCTCCCTCCGCGTCCAGCTCGGCGCGCAGCAGGGCGGCCTGTTCGCGCAGCCGGTCGGTCTGCTCCGCGTAGACGTGCGCGAAGAGGTCCATCGGGTCCAGCACCGGGTCCGCGTTCATCCCCTCGCGCAGCGCGGCGGCCATCGTCTCGGCCGCGTCGCGCGCCTCCTGGATGCCCGCTTCGTCGAGGATCCCGCGCGAGGTCAGCTCGCGCTCCAGCAGGTCGACCGGGTCGTGCGCCTTCCAGGCCTCGACCTCGGCGTCGCCGCGGTACCGGGTGGCGTCGTCGGCGTTCGTGTGGGCCTCCATCCGGTAGGTGACGGCCTCGATCAGGGTCGGGCCGCCGCCCGCCCGGGCGCGCCGGACGGCCTCGGTGAGGACTTCGTGCATGGCGGCCACGTCGTTGCCGTCGACCAGCCGGCCGGGCATCCCGTAACCCACGGCCTTGTGGGCCAGCGTCGGGGCGGCGGTCTGCTTGGCGAGCGGGACGGAGATCGCGAAGCCGTTGTTCTGCACGAGGAAGACCACCGGCGCCTGCCAGACGGCGGCGAAGTTCAGGGCCTCGTGGAAGTCGCCCTCGCTGGTGCCGCCGTCGCCGACCATGGCCAGGGCCACGACCTCGTCGCCGCGCAGCCGGGCCGCGTGCGCCAGGCCCACCGCGTGCGGCAGCTGGGTGGCGAGCGGGGTGCTCAGGGGGGCTATCCGGTGCTCGCGGGGGTCGTAGCCGGTGTGCCAGTCGCCGCGCAGCAGGGTCAGGGCCTGTACGGGGTCCAGTCCGCGGGCCACGGCCGCGAGGGTGTCCCGGTAGCTCGGAAAGAGCCAGTCCTGGTCCTCGAGGACCATCGCGGCCGCGATCTCGCAGGCCTCCTGGCCGACCGTGGACGGGTAGACGGCGAGCCGCCCCTGCTTGGTCAGCGCGGTGGCCTGCGCGTTGTAGCGGCGGCCGCGCACCAGCTCGGCGTAGCAGCGGCGCATCAGTGCGGGGTCAAGCCGGTCCGCCGCCGGGGTGCCGAGCACCCGGTAGGGCTCGGCGTCCGGGAGCAGCGGAGCGGCGTCCGTCCGGGGCCTCCAGGCGGGCGGCGGGGTGGGTCGGTGGGACGCACCGGCACCGGGCAGCTCTTGGACCGTCATGGCGGCGTACACCTCCTCGTGGGAAGCGGGCAGGGAGAGCCCCGGGTGTGAGGCGCTTCACCT is part of the Streptomyces subrutilus genome and encodes:
- a CDS encoding dihydrolipoamide acetyltransferase family protein produces the protein MPQVMEFKLPDLGEGLTEAEIVRWLVAVGDVVAIDQPVVEVETAKAMVEVPCPYGGVVTARFGEEGQELPVGAPLITVAVGAQSVPAGAVEAPEAGADGSGNVPRPLIGYGADDSRPARRRRVRPVTAAVSAPVVAAPAAPAVPAAAAAPAGPVPVISPLVRKLAKDHGVDLRALHGSGPEGLILRADVEAALAALRAPAPASAPAPAAAPAAVAAQGERIPLKGIRGAVAEKLSRSRREIPEATCWVDADATELMAARAAMNAVGGPKISVLALLARICTAALARYPELNSTVDLAAGEIVRLPVVHLGFAAQTERGLMVPVVRDAQGRSPESLSAEFARLTELARAGKLAPGDLTGGTFTLNNYGVFGVDGSTPIINHPEAAMLGVGRIIPKPWVHGGELAVRQVVQLSLTFDHRVCDGGTAGGFLRYVADCVESPAVLLRSL
- a CDS encoding ABC transporter permease, coding for MISWYHSWIAAIRIARRDAWRAKGRSLLVLAMIALPIVGVSAADLTVRSAELSTAQELERRLGAADAEIGASSMNAPIYQNPKGDRYAPVGGYDTYVPGDKADQVDPLKALPAGAEVVKDSVGQAKIRTTHGLLNTDLREVDTADPLVKGRITLDRGRLPRAAGEIIATTAFLEQSGFFVGSTVSPRGTDLSYRIVGAYELPSALAAVEVIAQPETLLTPVDKALRAADVPGVRADTKYLVKVGGDGFTWNMVKEANTKGLLVISRAAGLNPPADSDVPLYAQESKDLYGMDGENAAEMAALATVVGLAMLEICLLAGPAFAVGARRSRRQLGLVGANGGDRRHIRAIVLSGGLVIGAAAAVTGTVLGIGLTVALRPLLEEYLGLRWGGFEIRPLELLAIALLAVVTGLLAAIAPAITASRQTVLASLTGRRGVRRANRVLPVIGLVAVVAGAAIALYGAVSDMGSLVVAGGSALAELGVVALTPVLVGLFGRIGRWLPLSPRLALRDSVRNRGRTAPAVAAVLAAVAGTVAVATYQNSQDLQNRHEYVAELPSRHGLIAVTDNSAHKEVPAVREALSKEFSLSVRADVERVVVGRAGCDSYSSEAGCGRTELVQPKEQRCPLYDPANRTTEFTDEQRKELRKDWRCQFASHYTANTVVVADEKLLTALAVTDPGTVAALKSGKPVSFSKQNVKDGKATLRLITDTDAADAARSKGEEEPGEDKVLAVHQAPEGVKGWGVELVLPPAAAKAAGLTTVPFGSYFALDGLPTSEQRQALDGLFDTMGVDAEFKIEEGYQGDNSIVMLALAIFAGLVTIGAAGIATGLAQADAEADLKTLAAVGAAPRVRRTLSGFQCGVVALMGVVLGSAAGILPAVGLRLTDARVMQKRLEDGYSMVMGSKSQEVYVPIAVPWETLGLLLVAVPLGAGLLAALVTRSSGALARRAAG
- a CDS encoding molybdopterin molybdotransferase MoeA, whose protein sequence is MTPATPATPAEQALDEALALVSRTPPEGGGSGGGSGGGHRAAAWPRARDTAARAGGAAGARARTHRVPLADGLGEVLAEPLDALTDLPSFDTSAMDGWAVAGPGPWNVRAGEGVLAGSDRPAPLADGEAVRIATGARIPADTTAVVRSEHCRESGSQLFADRPVLTGQDIRPRGQECRSGDLLLPAGSLVTPAVLGLAAAAGYDELTTRPRPRVEILVLGDELLTEGLPKDGLIRDALSPMLGPWLTRLGAEVIGTRRLGDDPAGAEALFQAVTTSAADVVVTTGGTASGPVDHVHPVLRRAGAELLVDGVAVRPGHPMLLAGIGGPGEGRHLVGLPGNPLAAVSGLLTLAEPLLRALAGRRPRPRYTAAVQGDVPGHPHDTRLVPVLLTGEHAQPLRYNGPAMLRGVAAADALAVVPPHGARSGQELEILDLPWASGGCFT
- a CDS encoding NAD(P)H-quinone oxidoreductase, with translation MHAITIEQPGGPEALVWTDVPDPVAGEGEVLVEVAASAVNRADVLQRQGFYDPPPGASRHPGLECSGRISAVGPGVSGWSVGDEVCALLAGGGYARKVAVPAGQLLPVPAGVDLVTAAALPEVVATVWSNVFMVAGLRPGETLLVHGGASGIGTMAVQLAKAVGATVAVTAGGPEKLARCKELGADILIDYREQDFVAELRAATGGAGADVILDIMGAKYLSRNVDALAVNGRLAVIGLQGGVKAELNLGALLSKRAAITATSLRARPLEEKAAIIAAVREHVWPLVAAGRVRPVVHATFPMPQAAEAHRVLESGSHVGKLLLTL
- a CDS encoding NTP transferase domain-containing protein, producing MSYDAIVLAGGSAQRLGGADKPALSVGGRPLLDRVLDACADAAATTVVGGRRPTARPVRWTREDPPGGGPVAALDAGLRQTSAELVLVLSADLPFLDRKTVRILLAAAGGGHEGALLRDPDGRDQPLIAAYRGEPLRRELALLAAEHGGLTGLPLRALTAELDLARVAAPPFASFDCDTWDDLAAARARIREHGTVLDQWINAVKTELGIDLPVDVKALLDLARDAAHGVDRPAAPLTTFLVGYAAARAEAAGADPAQAVAEASRKAAGLALRWAAEADTAGSPDATRENGSG
- the pdhA gene encoding pyruvate dehydrogenase (acetyl-transferring) E1 component subunit alpha; protein product: MTVQELPGAGASHRPTPPPAWRPRTDAAPLLPDAEPYRVLGTPAADRLDPALMRRCYAELVRGRRYNAQATALTKQGRLAVYPSTVGQEACEIAAAMVLEDQDWLFPSYRDTLAAVARGLDPVQALTLLRGDWHTGYDPREHRIAPLSTPLATQLPHAVGLAHAARLRGDEVVALAMVGDGGTSEGDFHEALNFAAVWQAPVVFLVQNNGFAISVPLAKQTAAPTLAHKAVGYGMPGRLVDGNDVAAMHEVLTEAVRRARAGGGPTLIEAVTYRMEAHTNADDATRYRGDAEVEAWKAHDPVDLLERELTSRGILDEAGIQEARDAAETMAAALREGMNADPVLDPMDLFAHVYAEQTDRLREQAALLRAELDAEGDA
- a CDS encoding potassium channel family protein; its protein translation is MFHVKLHARDAMARGADEKLVSRRIKLPRRIVEKPLQQVAKRLLMALFVLFLTVLIVWLDRKGYHDNANETVDFLDCLYYATVTLSTTGYGDVVPHSDSARLVNVLLITPLRVLFLIILVGTTLEVLTERTREEWRLSRWRKNLREHTVVVGFGTKGRSALQTLLATGLSREQVVIVDPSAKVIDTANAEGFTGVVGDATRSDVLLRAEVQKARRIIIATQRDDTAVLVTLTARQLNRGAKIVAAVREEENAPLLRQSGADAVITSASAAGRLLGLSVLSPSAGTVMEDLIQQGSGLDIIERPATRSEVGKSVRETDDLVVSVLRGHRLLPYHDPHASPIQLTDRLITIVRAAPPTGPPVTLPSPD
- a CDS encoding alpha-ketoacid dehydrogenase subunit beta, which produces MTTVAAKAAGTGAKPATMAQALTRAMRDAMAEDPTVHVMGEDVGTLGGVFRITDGLAKEFGEDRCTDTPLAEAGILGAAVGMAMYGLRPVVEMQFDAFAYPAFEQLLSHVAKMRNRTRGAMPLPITIRVPYGGGIGGVEHHCDSSEAYYVATPGLHVVTPATVEDAYGLLRASIASDDPVVFLEPKRLYWSKADWSPQAPAAVPGIGKALVRRTGTSATLITYGPSLPVCLEAAEAAREEGWDLEVVDLRSLVPFDEETVVASVRRTGRAVVVHEAAGFGGPGAEIAARVTERCFHHLEAPVLRVTGFDIPYPPPMLEKHHLPGVDRILDAVARLQWEN
- a CDS encoding bacterial proteasome activator family protein; the encoded protein is MEMPRSERSQDSPPHVLIVGQDGMAVGGADDESREVPVTEMVEQPAKVMRIGSMIKQLLEEVRAAPLDEASRVRLKDIHAASVKELEDGLAPELVEELERLSLPFTEEAIPSEAELRIAQAQLVGWLEGLFHGIQTALFAQQMAARAQLEQMRRALPPGAPTDDDDDHHGAIRSGPYL